A stretch of the Uranotaenia lowii strain MFRU-FL chromosome 3, ASM2978415v1, whole genome shotgun sequence genome encodes the following:
- the LOC129751869 gene encoding stress-associated endoplasmic reticulum protein 2-like — protein MAPQQRIRMANEKASRNITQRGNVPKSNKNAEEKYPVGPWLLALFIFVVCGSAIFQIIQSIRIA, from the coding sequence ATGGCTCCCCAGCAGAGAATCCGCATGGCCAACGAGAAGGCCAGCCGCAACATCACCCAGCGTGGCAACGTGCCCAAGTCGAACAAGAACGCCGAGGAGAAGTACCCGGTCGGACCCTGGCTACTAGCACTGTTCATCTTCGTCGTGTGCGGTTCTGCCATATTCCAGATCATCCAATCGATCCGCATCGCGTAA